A genomic window from Halostagnicola kamekurae includes:
- a CDS encoding DUF1684 domain-containing protein — translation MTTDWRRAIETQREEKDRYFGGDPHSPIPSDERESFDGLEYYPIDEAYRFELPLHEYNDPEPVTVGTSTDGERKYLRWGEFRFTVDGKDITLQAYKADPDDDRLWVPFRDATSGDKTYGAGRYLDLEGDGHRTNDGNWILDFNEAYNPTCAYSDRYECPLPPTENWLEIPIEAGEQAYH, via the coding sequence ATGACCACCGATTGGCGGCGAGCGATCGAGACGCAACGGGAAGAGAAAGACCGTTACTTCGGCGGCGACCCGCACTCGCCGATTCCGTCTGACGAGCGCGAGTCGTTCGACGGCCTCGAGTATTACCCGATCGACGAGGCCTACCGGTTCGAACTGCCGCTGCACGAGTACAACGACCCTGAACCGGTCACCGTCGGGACGAGCACCGACGGCGAGCGAAAGTACCTGCGGTGGGGCGAGTTCCGATTCACCGTCGACGGCAAAGACATCACACTTCAGGCCTACAAGGCGGATCCGGACGACGATCGGCTCTGGGTCCCGTTCCGAGACGCGACCAGCGGCGACAAGACCTATGGCGCCGGTCGGTACCTCGACCTCGAAGGCGACGGCCATCGAACGAACGATGGTAACTGGATCCTCGACTTCAACGAGGCGTACAATCCGACGTGCGCGTACTCGGATCGGTACGAGTGTCCGCTCCCGCCGACGGAAAACTGGCTCGAGATCCCGATCGAGGCCGGCGAACAGGCGTACCACTAA
- a CDS encoding cobalamin-independent methionine synthase II family protein gives MTTTKDRIRTTHIGSLPRPPALLELLEARQNDEPVDEDEWTETVAEATRAVVERQAEVGLDVVNNGEQSRVSFNWYVADRLSGIDGKREQELWADLQEFPEYAEETFKTDVIDLSMQPVVDGPIEYTGHGEAEDELEEFRDALKTVDIDFEGTFVTSASPSIVATTHVNEYYDTYKEFLFAVADAMQAEYELVAETGMTLQIDAPELLTIGQTAVYADEPLEEIRAATRLHVEALNEALENIPAEQVRLHTCWGSYEGPHHLDADLVDLLPEIYEADITGLSVEQANPRHQHEYRAFAEQPLPDGWTLMPGVIDVKTNIIDHPETIADRLERVADAVDDSTPIVAAPDCGFGTQAGLGMVDPEIAWAKLEALVEGAEIATERIY, from the coding sequence ATGACGACCACCAAAGACAGAATCCGCACGACGCACATCGGGAGTCTCCCCCGCCCGCCGGCGCTGCTCGAACTCCTCGAGGCGCGTCAGAACGACGAACCGGTCGACGAGGACGAGTGGACCGAAACTGTCGCGGAGGCCACGCGGGCCGTCGTCGAGCGACAGGCCGAGGTCGGGCTCGACGTCGTCAACAACGGCGAGCAGTCGCGGGTCTCATTTAACTGGTACGTTGCGGACCGATTGAGCGGGATCGACGGGAAGCGCGAACAGGAGCTCTGGGCGGATCTCCAGGAGTTCCCCGAGTACGCCGAGGAGACGTTCAAGACCGACGTCATTGACCTCTCGATGCAGCCCGTCGTCGACGGTCCCATTGAGTACACCGGCCACGGGGAAGCCGAGGACGAACTTGAGGAGTTCCGAGACGCGCTCAAGACCGTCGACATCGATTTCGAAGGGACGTTCGTGACCTCGGCGTCGCCGAGCATCGTCGCAACCACTCACGTCAACGAGTACTACGACACTTACAAGGAGTTCCTCTTTGCCGTCGCGGACGCGATGCAAGCGGAGTACGAATTGGTCGCCGAGACTGGAATGACCCTCCAGATCGACGCGCCCGAACTCCTCACCATCGGCCAGACGGCGGTCTACGCGGACGAACCGCTCGAGGAGATCAGAGCAGCCACGCGTCTCCACGTCGAGGCGCTCAACGAGGCCCTCGAGAACATCCCCGCTGAGCAGGTCCGCCTCCACACCTGCTGGGGGAGCTACGAGGGCCCCCACCACCTCGACGCGGACCTCGTTGACCTCCTGCCGGAGATCTACGAGGCTGATATCACTGGACTGAGCGTCGAACAGGCTAACCCCCGCCACCAGCACGAGTACCGCGCGTTCGCCGAGCAGCCGCTTCCCGACGGCTGGACGTTGATGCCCGGCGTCATCGACGTGAAGACGAACATCATCGACCACCCGGAGACGATCGCGGACCGCCTTGAGCGCGTCGCGGACGCGGTCGACGACTCGACGCCGATCGTCGCCGCGCCCGACTGCGGGTTCGGCACGCAGGCCGGCCTCGGGATGGTCGACCCCGAGA
- a CDS encoding sulfite exporter TauE/SafE family protein, with product MELFGIALMTLALFISFGFMVGVLFGFFGMGGSFLVTPALLVMGYPARVAVGSGMAFVFGTAMIATLKHRDLGQVDYKLGGLMIVGTTSGIEVGSRIVYYLEELGLASGAIGVTYVVLLGAVGLFVTRNALVNDGGDDSSSSHHESDGEIDPDAIPPLAKRIQSYRIPPMMTVAGGIQVSLWLILVVAFATGLLSGFLGVGGGFIKMPAMVYLIGVPVPVAVGTDLFEIVFSGGFGAFTYGLNGGVDLSIVAPLLAGSALGARIGSAATGIVNEDDIKIYFGLMLVGGSIAVAFRQAGDYLGMDVLNTVSFALILLSAFMVSGAVIVSTIMTMRAQSNASTTSTN from the coding sequence ATGGAGCTATTCGGAATCGCCCTGATGACGCTCGCACTGTTCATAAGCTTCGGTTTCATGGTCGGCGTCCTATTCGGCTTCTTTGGCATGGGCGGTTCGTTCCTCGTCACACCGGCGTTACTCGTAATGGGGTATCCCGCCAGAGTCGCCGTTGGGAGCGGCATGGCCTTCGTCTTCGGGACGGCCATGATCGCGACGCTGAAACACCGCGACCTCGGCCAGGTCGACTACAAACTTGGCGGACTGATGATCGTCGGGACGACGAGCGGTATCGAGGTAGGGAGTCGGATAGTGTACTATCTCGAGGAATTGGGACTCGCCAGCGGTGCCATCGGCGTCACGTACGTCGTCCTGTTGGGTGCGGTCGGGCTATTCGTCACCCGAAATGCGCTCGTAAACGACGGCGGAGACGATTCGAGTAGCAGCCACCACGAGTCCGACGGGGAGATCGATCCGGACGCGATTCCGCCCCTCGCGAAGCGGATTCAGTCTTACCGTATCCCGCCGATGATGACAGTTGCCGGCGGGATCCAGGTCTCGCTCTGGTTGATTCTGGTCGTCGCGTTCGCCACGGGTCTGCTGTCGGGTTTCCTGGGTGTCGGTGGCGGTTTCATCAAGATGCCCGCGATGGTCTACCTCATCGGCGTCCCGGTTCCCGTCGCGGTCGGGACCGACCTCTTCGAGATCGTCTTCTCGGGCGGGTTCGGCGCGTTCACCTATGGACTCAACGGCGGCGTCGATCTCTCGATCGTCGCACCGCTACTTGCGGGGAGCGCGCTCGGCGCCCGGATCGGCTCGGCCGCGACCGGCATCGTCAACGAAGACGACATCAAGATCTACTTCGGACTGATGCTGGTCGGTGGTTCGATCGCCGTCGCGTTCCGTCAGGCGGGCGACTACCTCGGAATGGACGTACTGAATACGGTCAGTTTTGCACTGATCCTGCTCTCGGCGTTCATGGTCAGCGGGGCCGTGATCGTCAGCACGATCATGACGATGCGAGCGCAGTCGAACGCGTCCACGACGTCCACGAACTAA
- a CDS encoding thioredoxin family protein, whose protein sequence is MSDSANDERQRIRDQKKRELQERLENGGSLDAADGGSTVPDEPIAITDQGHLDEVVGEHDVVLVDCYADWCGPCQMMEPTIEALAAETDVAVAKVDVDAHQQIAQQLGARGVPTLVLYADSQPVERMVGVQDRGTLERLIEQHA, encoded by the coding sequence ATGAGCGACTCCGCAAACGACGAACGCCAACGGATCCGCGACCAGAAGAAGCGAGAGCTGCAGGAACGTCTCGAGAACGGCGGGAGCCTCGACGCGGCCGACGGGGGGAGCACCGTACCCGACGAGCCAATCGCAATCACGGATCAGGGTCACCTCGACGAGGTCGTCGGAGAGCATGACGTCGTCCTCGTGGACTGTTACGCCGACTGGTGTGGCCCCTGTCAGATGATGGAGCCGACGATCGAGGCCCTCGCCGCGGAGACCGACGTCGCGGTCGCGAAGGTCGACGTCGACGCTCACCAGCAGATCGCCCAGCAACTGGGCGCTCGCGGCGTCCCGACGCTGGTCCTCTACGCCGACAGCCAGCCGGTCGAGCGGATGGTCGGCGTCCAGGACCGCGGAACGCTGGAGAGGCTAATCGAGCAACATGCGTAG
- a CDS encoding helix-turn-helix domain-containing protein, with product MTDRQLEVFRTALEAGYYDVLREATLTDVASAFGVTKSICCDILHRAESAIAHWFADERVDSISHDR from the coding sequence TTGACGGATCGGCAGCTCGAGGTCTTCCGCACCGCTCTCGAGGCGGGGTACTACGACGTTCTCCGCGAGGCGACGCTGACGGACGTCGCATCGGCGTTCGGCGTGACCAAGTCGATCTGTTGCGATATCCTGCATCGCGCGGAGAGCGCGATCGCACACTGGTTTGCCGACGAACGCGTCGACTCCATCTCTCACGACCGGTGA
- a CDS encoding sulfite exporter TauE/SafE family protein, whose amino-acid sequence MSAPESPADIEQFLSNLLEFRSRELTMVGATLAAFVASIVFFPGFESVGQGIESDLSIGLLAALSLVAVVAGIVKGMTGFGYSLIMTPIFATVIDPTVAVVVLAIPPWMLNMFQIAETSTGRAFVREEWPLLLLAIVGTVLGVVALATFSTGPLVPFVIALVLLGYVAFQVAQNFVMVEEAHHPFALGTAGFSQGFLLAFANLGPLLPAYFHTFERNAERYIGGLSMVLGTIFTVRIVQMALFTELLTTYRIWLGSVIAVVTVVGLLLGTYLRRLEFDERTFNWFVVGLLFVISLNILRNTVPTLFF is encoded by the coding sequence ATGAGTGCTCCCGAATCTCCAGCCGATATCGAACAGTTCCTCAGCAACCTCCTGGAGTTCCGGTCTCGAGAACTGACGATGGTCGGCGCGACGCTGGCCGCTTTCGTCGCCTCGATTGTCTTCTTCCCCGGATTCGAGAGCGTCGGCCAAGGTATTGAATCGGATCTCTCAATCGGCTTGCTCGCCGCGTTGAGTCTGGTCGCGGTTGTCGCTGGTATCGTGAAGGGAATGACCGGCTTCGGCTACTCGCTCATCATGACGCCGATCTTCGCCACAGTAATTGATCCAACCGTCGCCGTCGTCGTCCTGGCTATCCCGCCATGGATGCTCAACATGTTTCAGATCGCAGAAACCAGTACGGGACGGGCGTTCGTTCGCGAAGAGTGGCCGCTCTTGTTACTCGCCATCGTCGGAACCGTCCTCGGCGTCGTAGCGCTGGCGACGTTCAGCACTGGGCCGCTGGTCCCCTTCGTCATCGCCCTCGTCCTCCTCGGCTACGTCGCCTTTCAAGTCGCCCAGAACTTCGTCATGGTCGAAGAGGCACACCATCCGTTTGCTCTCGGAACCGCAGGATTCTCGCAGGGATTTTTGCTCGCGTTCGCGAACCTTGGACCGCTACTGCCGGCGTACTTCCACACCTTCGAACGAAACGCCGAGAGGTACATCGGTGGACTCTCGATGGTGCTCGGAACGATATTCACGGTCCGGATCGTCCAGATGGCGCTATTTACCGAGCTCCTGACGACCTATCGGATCTGGCTCGGCTCCGTGATTGCAGTGGTCACGGTCGTCGGCCTGCTGTTGGGCACGTACCTCCGGCGTCTCGAGTTCGACGAACGAACGTTCAACTGGTTCGTCGTCGGACTACTGTTCGTCATCTCACTTAA
- a CDS encoding MBL fold metallo-hydrolase yields the protein MNNINFDPTEVARRIEEDEEDLFVLDVRNEDDYEEWRIDGSTNVPIYDELLEYNYSTLEEHLDELPKDTEIAVVCVAGITSTRAAEFLREHGFDARSIDDGMNGWGRVHRQYDLEESAGVEGVVQVVRPGTGCVSYLAHDGEEAVVVDPSQYVDRYLNAADERDLEIVGVADSHAHADHVSGARRLAGELDVPYHLHGDDAGELENVTELANGETIPVGHRDLEVLHTPGHTPGSVSFRFGDALLSGDTLFLRSVGRPDLEDSEEEAIREASSQLFDSLERLTDLADETVVLPGHFSDESIRPLATELGDLQEETTNELLSHVEDGDEEAFVETIVESLADEPANYNEIKQINWGREQPGGDVEALELGPNNCAAN from the coding sequence ATGAACAATATTAACTTCGATCCGACGGAAGTCGCACGACGCATCGAAGAAGACGAGGAGGACCTCTTCGTCCTCGACGTCAGGAACGAGGACGACTACGAGGAGTGGCGGATCGACGGGAGCACGAACGTACCCATCTACGACGAACTGCTGGAGTACAACTACTCCACGCTCGAGGAGCACCTGGACGAGCTCCCGAAAGACACGGAGATCGCGGTCGTCTGCGTCGCTGGCATCACGTCCACGCGAGCGGCGGAGTTCCTTCGCGAACACGGGTTCGACGCGAGATCCATCGACGACGGCATGAACGGCTGGGGTCGCGTCCACCGTCAGTACGACCTTGAGGAGAGTGCGGGTGTCGAGGGAGTCGTTCAGGTCGTCCGCCCCGGGACGGGCTGCGTCTCGTACCTCGCCCACGACGGCGAGGAGGCCGTCGTCGTCGATCCGAGCCAGTACGTTGATCGGTACCTGAACGCGGCCGACGAGCGCGACCTCGAGATCGTCGGCGTCGCGGACAGCCACGCCCACGCCGACCACGTCTCGGGCGCCCGCCGACTCGCCGGTGAACTCGACGTTCCCTATCACCTCCACGGGGACGACGCCGGCGAGCTCGAGAACGTCACGGAACTCGCAAACGGCGAGACGATTCCCGTCGGCCACCGGGACCTCGAGGTGCTCCACACGCCGGGACACACCCCCGGCAGCGTCTCGTTCCGGTTCGGTGACGCTCTCCTCTCCGGAGACACGCTGTTCCTCCGCAGCGTCGGCCGTCCCGACCTCGAGGACAGCGAGGAGGAGGCCATTCGGGAGGCCTCGAGCCAGCTGTTCGACAGCCTCGAGCGGCTGACGGACCTCGCGGACGAGACCGTCGTCCTTCCGGGTCACTTCAGTGACGAGTCGATTCGCCCGCTCGCGACCGAACTCGGCGACCTCCAGGAAGAGACGACCAACGAACTCCTGAGTCACGTCGAGGACGGCGACGAGGAGGCGTTCGTCGAGACCATCGTCGAGAGCCTCGCGGACGAACCAGCGAACTACAACGAGATTAAGCAGATCAACTGGGGCAGGGAGCAACCCGGCGGGGACGTCGAGGCGCTCGAACTCGGGCCGAACAACTGCGCTGCGAACTAA
- a CDS encoding helix-turn-helix domain-containing protein, with amino-acid sequence MADSMAEQLQQDMECEGLLECIHGLKQLDKDCFRVMVESEEALTIDEVADQVDRERSTAYRSIQRLLQSGFIQKEQINYEQGGYYHVYYPTDPTQIANDMQRMLNDWYAKMGQLIQEFEDKYEHAEAGTEVPAQ; translated from the coding sequence ATGGCTGACTCAATGGCAGAGCAACTACAGCAGGACATGGAGTGCGAGGGGCTGCTGGAGTGTATCCACGGGCTCAAGCAACTCGACAAGGACTGCTTTCGCGTAATGGTCGAAAGCGAGGAGGCGCTGACAATCGACGAGGTCGCCGACCAGGTTGACCGCGAGCGCTCGACCGCGTACCGATCGATCCAGCGACTGCTCCAGAGCGGCTTCATCCAGAAGGAGCAGATCAACTACGAGCAGGGCGGCTACTACCACGTCTACTACCCGACTGATCCGACCCAGATCGCGAACGACATGCAGCGGATGTTGAACGACTGGTACGCGAAGATGGGCCAGCTCATTCAGGAGTTCGAGGACAAGTACGAACACGCCGAGGCCGGCACAGAAGTCCCCGCCCAGTAA
- a CDS encoding DUF7512 family protein → MIDLAAYSSAVQAGALVGAVLLEAFVLYVGYGALERVAAPIVEKITRA, encoded by the coding sequence ATGATCGATCTCGCAGCGTATTCGTCAGCAGTACAGGCAGGCGCCCTCGTTGGCGCCGTCCTCCTCGAGGCGTTCGTCCTCTACGTCGGGTACGGCGCGCTCGAGCGAGTCGCAGCGCCGATCGTCGAGAAAATCACACGGGCATAG
- a CDS encoding universal stress protein, translating into MRAICATDLSAASEATIESETCLECLDRIGVDEIHLVTVVPSNVHAGMPGIDFEDRRERALSRYRHVIEDAGFDVDAHVVRGTPHRRINGVAEAIGASLTVVGSRGTSPLENRVIGSTARNLARTTIVPLLVNRIEREADEPAVVREHLFRRMLFATDFSENAERAFEAFSYLRHATQEATLVHVETPKDPALPEGADPEARLAELETKLEDWEIETRTAIRQGDPADEILAAEVEYEPTTILVGSRGHSRLRRLLLGSVSEDIVAQADGNVMLVPPDRTA; encoded by the coding sequence ATGAGAGCGATCTGTGCGACCGACCTCTCCGCCGCGAGCGAGGCGACGATCGAGAGCGAGACCTGCCTCGAGTGTCTGGACCGAATCGGCGTCGACGAGATCCACCTCGTGACCGTGGTCCCGTCGAACGTCCACGCGGGCATGCCCGGGATAGACTTCGAGGACCGACGCGAGCGAGCGCTTTCGCGCTACCGACACGTTATCGAAGACGCCGGCTTCGACGTCGACGCGCACGTCGTCCGGGGCACGCCGCACCGACGCATCAACGGCGTCGCGGAGGCGATCGGTGCCAGTCTGACGGTCGTCGGCTCGCGCGGGACGAGTCCGCTTGAGAACCGCGTTATCGGATCGACTGCACGCAATCTCGCGCGGACGACGATCGTCCCACTGCTGGTCAACCGGATCGAACGCGAGGCGGACGAGCCAGCCGTCGTCCGCGAACACCTGTTTCGGCGGATGCTGTTCGCGACGGACTTCTCGGAGAACGCCGAGCGGGCGTTCGAGGCGTTTTCGTACCTCCGTCACGCAACGCAAGAGGCGACGCTAGTCCACGTTGAAACGCCGAAGGATCCGGCGCTTCCAGAGGGCGCCGACCCCGAAGCGCGACTGGCGGAGTTGGAGACCAAACTCGAGGACTGGGAGATCGAGACGCGAACGGCGATCCGTCAAGGTGATCCGGCGGACGAGATTCTCGCTGCGGAAGTCGAGTACGAACCGACGACGATTCTCGTCGGCTCGCGCGGTCACAGCAGGCTCCGTAGACTCTTGCTCGGGAGTGTCTCCGAAGATATCGTCGCACAGGCGGACGGCAACGTTATGCTCGTTCCGCCAGATAGAACGGCGTAA
- a CDS encoding carbamoyltransferase family protein, protein MTDYQLAFKPAIGLYGQHDPSAVLFDDGTPVFGVEEERYTRDKHATDTFPKHAIRACLDYRNLSLPDLNRILLPYEPQLRGEIASHYVSDAIQVPGFGRKLSALEQTLVTQVRSRFVPTRQIENRLESIGSPVPPIETIPHHRCHAASAFHPSGFDDGVVLTIDAKGEYDSTVVWYADDEDGLTRAYTYEHPNSLGLFFAVVTEFLGYRMFNGEGKVMGLAPYGEDNPEIEGVLRELIDTGADYDVTELTKRWGTGHGTETLEDAFGRPRNETPGEFDQWEKDLAHTSQKLLEETVVDIAETAVDQLDTANVSMAGGVALNCKLNKRVRESPLIDDIFVQPVANDAGLALGAGWTGQSPSAVDRQTTVYLGPEYDAEEIKSTVKTNKLEYAQPKDLERYVAERLADGDLVGWFQGRMEMGPRALGARSILADPRTTASRDRVNRFVKHREEWRPFAPSMLESAADEYLVNDGPSPFMIDAYDVRPEKTRDLEAVLHPSDDSTRPQTVREEQHPRYHRLLSEFADITGVPVVLNTSFNDHAEPIVRTPTQAIKDFYGMGLDVLVLEDFVIEKETTKTDRDSELALEVGNMATAAPK, encoded by the coding sequence ATGACTGACTATCAACTCGCGTTCAAACCGGCGATCGGACTCTACGGCCAGCACGACCCGAGCGCCGTTCTCTTCGATGACGGAACGCCCGTCTTCGGCGTTGAGGAAGAGCGATACACGCGGGACAAACACGCCACGGATACGTTTCCCAAACACGCGATCCGGGCGTGTCTCGACTATCGAAACCTGTCTCTTCCGGACCTGAATCGGATTCTCCTCCCGTACGAGCCGCAGCTCCGTGGCGAGATCGCTTCACACTACGTTTCCGACGCGATCCAAGTACCCGGATTTGGACGAAAACTCTCCGCACTCGAGCAGACGCTCGTCACGCAGGTTCGGAGCCGGTTCGTTCCGACCCGACAGATCGAGAATCGCCTCGAGTCGATCGGTTCGCCGGTGCCGCCGATCGAGACGATTCCGCATCACCGCTGCCACGCTGCGAGCGCGTTCCATCCGTCCGGGTTCGACGATGGCGTCGTTCTTACGATCGATGCGAAAGGTGAGTACGATTCGACAGTCGTCTGGTATGCCGACGACGAGGACGGCCTGACACGCGCGTACACCTACGAACACCCGAACAGTCTCGGACTCTTCTTCGCGGTCGTCACGGAGTTCCTCGGCTACCGGATGTTCAACGGCGAGGGGAAAGTGATGGGGCTGGCACCCTATGGCGAGGACAATCCGGAGATCGAAGGCGTCCTGCGCGAGTTGATCGACACGGGCGCCGATTACGACGTCACCGAACTGACGAAGCGCTGGGGAACCGGCCACGGCACCGAAACCCTCGAGGACGCGTTTGGCCGTCCTCGAAACGAGACGCCTGGCGAGTTCGACCAGTGGGAGAAAGACCTCGCGCATACCTCTCAGAAACTGCTCGAGGAGACGGTCGTCGACATCGCGGAAACAGCCGTCGATCAGTTGGACACGGCGAACGTCTCGATGGCGGGCGGCGTCGCGCTAAACTGCAAACTGAACAAACGCGTTCGCGAGTCGCCGCTGATCGACGATATCTTCGTCCAACCGGTCGCCAACGACGCGGGACTCGCGCTCGGTGCGGGATGGACGGGGCAGTCGCCGTCGGCCGTCGACCGTCAGACCACTGTCTATCTCGGTCCCGAATACGACGCCGAAGAGATAAAATCGACCGTCAAGACGAACAAACTCGAGTACGCGCAACCGAAGGACCTCGAGCGGTACGTCGCCGAACGGCTCGCCGACGGCGACCTCGTCGGCTGGTTCCAGGGCCGGATGGAGATGGGACCGCGGGCGCTCGGTGCCAGAAGCATCCTCGCCGATCCTCGCACCACGGCATCTCGAGACCGGGTGAACCGGTTCGTCAAACATCGAGAGGAGTGGCGTCCGTTCGCGCCGTCGATGCTCGAGTCAGCCGCCGATGAGTACCTCGTCAACGACGGACCGTCACCGTTCATGATCGACGCGTACGACGTTCGACCCGAGAAAACCAGAGACCTGGAGGCAGTCCTACATCCGTCTGACGACTCGACGCGTCCGCAGACAGTTCGTGAGGAGCAACATCCACGCTACCACCGTCTCCTCTCCGAATTCGCCGACATCACCGGCGTGCCAGTTGTCCTCAACACTTCGTTTAACGATCACGCCGAACCGATCGTACGGACGCCGACGCAAGCGATCAAGGACTTCTACGGGATGGGTCTAGATGTACTCGTTCTCGAGGATTTCGTGATCGAAAAGGAAACGACAAAAACCGACCGCGATTCCGAACTGGCCCTTGAGGTGGGTAACATGGCGACTGCGGCACCAAAATAG